The Denticeps clupeoides chromosome 10, fDenClu1.1, whole genome shotgun sequence DNA window ggtgtgtccatcACCCCAATACAGTTGCCTCACTATCCCAAAAatatctgaagtgaaacaaacacacgacatccaccaagtctctcacaatatccctactTTATTGTGAGTAGAGTATTTTCAAAAGCACCAGAAAAGTGAAAATCGCCTCGGGGGAAATGTGGCacattaattttcttttaatttacttgtTTAATCATTATTCTAATGCTTTttccattgattattaattCACTTTAACCCTTACAACACAGAAGCTATGCATGAAATTCTGTGCAGGCTTTTTCTAAATGCCTGTACGTGTACCTACAAACTTGTTTGGAATGAGTATCGATGTCTCTGTAGTTTTATtctatatacacatataaatatatccATATAACTATTAAATTCTGTGCAGAACCTCACAGATTTTTACAGACAAGAGATAATAACCGAGTGTAAAGAATAATATTTCATCTTCAGTCAACATTGTTAATTAGGTTTAATGGCAAAAATAATTCCATTAATCACATTAGTGTATCAGACAATGTGAGGTTTATTGCCCATGAAGAGATTCTAGACTAGAGTGCAACATCCCTTCATAAAGCTCAACACTGCATGTAATTAAAAGAACaattatacataattatttaCAGGCACATTAAAGTAAAGAAAGTAGTGAAGGAAACACAGACGACCCTGTACGTGCATTAACACTGGTGGAGAGAGTTGGACGGCGATGAGAAGACGCGTCCTTCACGTCCTGCGAGCTACGCCTTCTGAATCATGACCTGGAATTTACCTGGAAGTGAATATTTTGAGGCGTTACGACACCGGATAACAGCAGGAAATGAGACGCATGTTCACACTCACATGCGGGCATGACGGAGACCTCAGCGGTGACGATGCTCCTCACACCCAGGTTGGAGAGTCCCCCTCGCACCAGGCCACAGGCGAACGCCAAATACTACAGGACAGGAATACTGGAATATGGAATACTCCATATTCCTCTGACCGCGGAACGATCGGCGTCGGGAATCAACAGGGCTTTTTCATCTCACCTTTGGAGCGTGTTCCAGATACTGCTTCCCAGAGGACAGCTGAGTCAACAAGCGAAACTTGTTATCCTGCAGAACATAAATACCCTGcaagaaatattacaaaatgggGATTCGGCCTCAGACatgttctcaaaaaaaaaaaaaaaaaaagacactgcaAACGTGTACTTGGTGGTTTGTCCTCAGGTTGTCGATTTGCTTCTTAAAAACGCTCGTCCAATAATCTTTGCAGATGAATTTCATGACGTCCAGCTCGTCTTTGAAGCGCGACGTGTCCTTAGTGAATCTGGAATAAGGCGCGTTTCTTTACCAGCACGATTCATGGTGATAGCTAGGGGTGCGTCACGGTACGTTTATATCGCGATTTTCTACAGTCcggctgaaatacaagatgctgggATCGACCTGCGTggataattcagccaaaacaagaTAACTTGGGACTACATCGGTGTACagaaatatcgatatttgatgtcgCCACGCAAAATATCGCGATATATCGCCGTaccgatattttctaacacccccgGTGATaactaaacacatttaaaacccACAAGAGGTTTAAAATCCATGCAAACCTTTCAATCAGGCCCTGGCCGACACGAAAGCCCAAGTGTTCCAGCTTGCTGACGCACCTCCCGTTTTCCTGGAGAACATTTAAAAGGCAGGAAGTGCGACATTATCCGCTCCGTTTAAAACGCATcgaactttctttttctttcttttcgttCTTTACCATTTCACCGTTCTCCGCCGACTTGTACACATACTGTATCACTTCATTGTGGAGAAACTGGAAAAGAGCCTCGTCTGCCATCAACGCGTTCACCGCACAGGTCCTCCAGACGTGAAGTATTAACGAATTATCGTGATTAATGTAAACCACTAACGCCGCGCCATCAACTCGGCCGTTTCCACGGCGCAGATACGTAAATAATAAAGCGCGTAAACAGGAGGACGGGTCACGTGGTCCGCGGGGGCCTGAACAACAGAGGGCGGGCCGAAGAACTGCCTGTCGTAATTTGCTCGGTAAACTTCGATCGATCTGATCGATCGAGGCAATAGACTGGAGTTTAAATTTAACATTCCGTTTGTAAAACAGAAAATGCGAGTTccataattttatttgtttcgATTATTAGTGAAAAATGGAAGCCGCTTAACACTTAACATCACAACTATTACCATTAAAAGCAATAATAAGGGGTATTGTAAATATtacaagaagaggaaaaaatgtcTTGTGCAGGACGCAACTTATATGCTTAATATAATTTCATATGTAACAAGTAAAATGAAAAGTTACTTGGAAATgcagaaaatacatttctttctgaGTTTGTTATGATCAGCTGTATGCaccatttataatattttactCAATTAATTCATGTAATTTAGAAAAAAGGCCAAAACAGAATCCATTGAACTCGGTTTTCCAAGGTGTGCTTCTGCTGTGACGTTCTTTAATACTTTCTATTTGatcattttatcaaattttattAATCGAACGAGGCACTTGAACATTCTTCGTTCGTAAAATGTCCATGCCCTACTACGCCCCTATTGTGTATTGTTTTAAATAGCACTCTAATTAAAGGTAATATATTTGTAATGAATCTTTGTGAAGATCTAGTTACTGCTCATGGTGCGTATTGTTCTATCTTTGATAAGATATACATATACaaagatatacatttttacttGATTTTCTAAAGCTTAGGAGCAATTTCCCtctggattaataaagttttctgattcggATTGATTCTTATACATGAAAAGGAAGATTTTATCTATAAATTTTACACAGATAACTAAAACAAGACTAATGAATAGAAATGTGCTTTAAATGTCATCATCCCgccgcattaaaaaaaaaaaaaaaaaggcttttataaatcatttaaacatcACAACTGCTCACAACCCATAAAACCAGACTCTATTAATACATGAAATGATATTCTTTTTATTTAGCTTTTCAAAGAATTAAAGCACAAATATAGTGACTATACCCGTGGCGGGCATGGAGAGATACACAACATTTGTCTAAAAGTACGCGGTTCGCTCATAATGAGGTACAATGTCGCACCGCAGTGCTGTCGTCTGAGGTAGTCAGCCGGTATCAAAAGTTCACAGTAACTATACAAGTCAAACTACACAACTCTACACCACGGAATGTATAGCTACGGGTTCGAGtgaatgctgaaaatgttaagTGCACAACGTTTTATCCCTGTCTTTGTGTGACTGGCACAATATTAGCTGAGGTATATGGATGCTGACCAAAGCGAAATGTCAGAAGAGCGTACGGAGcggaaacaaaaggggcttttatGGAGCCGGCGGCCGCTCCTAAAGTTGCAttgtcatgcaaaaaaaaaaaaaatgtaaaaaaaaaaaaattccccaatACGCTCGAAAGCAGCAAGACGGGCGCTTCCCTTCACTGGGAGGATACAGTACTGAAATTCTCCCGTCCTGCTCGCTTCACCAAGCCGCCCATTCCGTTCCGGTTTCAGGTAGCAAGCTTGCGGACGAGGTACGAGTTTCTCACTGAAGCTAAATTAATATCGCACAAATACGAACTCGCGGCCGGTTAGTGGGGGCGAGATGTTACCGGACACCAAAACTGGATCTACCTTCGGCGGACCTCTAAAATCCACTCGGAAGTGCTCATTCTAAAGATCAGAAAAACTGATCCAAACCGTAAAGCGCCGACTGTAAAGTCATGTAATTACGTTGAAGAAGAAGACGCCTGCAGCGTCTCCGTATTCCCTACGCATTTCACTGCGACCTGGATTAACCGGGAGGAAGAGACGGTCGGAtattaaaaaccaaacaaacctgtaaATGATAATTACATTACGGAGATTCCCTAATTCTACTCAAATCATCTCAAAACGGCGAAAAACTTAAGCCAAAAAACGAGCCGTCTGTAAAAAGGTGTCCTGCAGGCCGGGACGGGTCCCGCCCTCAGTGCTGGAAGGCCTGGTGGAAGCGGGGCAGCGGGTGGGCGCTGAAGGCGGGGCCCGAACGCCGGAGGTAGCTGGTTGAGGGCGCCGGGCGCCTGGAGATcttgcggcggcggcggcgacagCTGGAACGGGGGCAGCGGCCCCGACACTTGCGGCGAGGGAGGGGCGGCGTTGGCGTAAGGGGGCAGGCCGAACGGCAGGAAGCCCAGCAGGTGGGAGATGTCCACGTTGGCCGGGCCGGGGGCCTCGGCGCCGGAGAAGGCGGAGTTCTTGAGCGCGAAGTGGGAGTCCGGCGCCAGGCCGTCGGGGAACAGGTCCCCCGGCCGGGTGGAGGACGCCGGGACGGCCCGCCTGGGGGGGGGCGGCGGCCCGCACTGCAGCTCGGCCAGGAAGCTCTCCATCTCCGTCTTCAGGTACGAGGTAGGTCCAGGCTGGTACCGGGGCGTTTGCAcgtactgctgctgctggagtttGGGGGGTCTCCATGTGGCCGCCCAGGGGGTCGGGCACCAGGGCGCGGTGGCTGTGGTGCACGCCGGAGGTAGACGCCGCGTGCGGGTGCTGCTGGTGGGCGTACGCGGCCATCGGGAAGGCGTCCTGCGGCGGGCTCCTTGGCGGCGGCCAGCGTGGCACCGGGCCCTTCTTTCACGGCGCCGGCGGGGGCGGGGACCAGCGAGGCCGGCTCCTGGGCGTGGCTCTTCTTCAGGTGCCTGGTGAGGTGGTCCCGGCGGCCGAAGCGCTGGGCGCAGCGCGGGCACAGGAAGTCCCTCCGGCCCGTGTGCACCACGGCGTGGCGCCGCACGTCCTTGCGGGTGTAGAAGCGGCGGTCGCAGCGGTCGCACGGGTGCCTCCTCTCCCTCGGCGGGGCCCCGcccggcggtggcggcggccgGCCCGTGTGGGTGCTCAGGTGCTCCAGTAACGCCGGCATGCTGTCGAAGGCCTGCCGGCACACCTTGCAGGCGAGGTCGGCGCCGGGGGCGGCGGTGGCGTGCGTGGCCACGTGGCGCCGGTAGCCCAGGCGGGTGTTGTACAGCTTGCCGCACTCCTCGCACTGCAGCGCGTGCCGGTTGGGGTCGTGGGCCTGCAGGCGGCTGTTCAGGTGCTCGGCGCCGTGGAACATGTTGTCGCGGCCGAGGAGGAGTGCAGCCGCATGTCTGACCGGGGAAACGGGCGTTACGGACACGGAGACACCACGCGAGCGACAACGCAACCAAGCGGCCGATCACGTACCACAGACTCGGCTCCGGAACTCCGCAGCGCCGGGGAGCCGAAGGCACTTCCTGCGGAAAAGGACGAAAAGCCATCAGTTCGGCCACAAAACCGGACTCGTGGCTCGTTTATACACGACTCGCAATGGAACACGGCAGAAACGATCGCGGTATTTCGGTATATAAAACCAGTCCTCCACGAGCAGAGATAACGGACCGGCCGCTTAAATATGTTCTTTTCAAGCGTACGCGGTTTATCTTACCGTTTTGGCGTCCGCAGGTTCGGCGTGTTAAAATTCTGTTCTGAGTTACGTACTTTTGgctgaaatattcatgtaaCGTGATCGATCACAGCATCCGTTTCTGCGTTTTCAAGAATATCGCAACATGTTCCGTATCTCGATACGTCGTGATATCGTTTTGTATTGTGATgcgtatcgtatcgtgagacCCTTACCCGTTCACGCCCGTAATTATATAAAAGGCCACTTGGTATTGTTTTATATGGCCGACAATACGTTATAATATCCTAAAACGCACACTGTGTCGTACAAGGCGGCCAAGCGTGAAACTCTGAACGCCCCAAACTGCAATTTATGtggaatcatcatcatcatcatcatcatcatcatcaatcgGACCACCGCTCACGCCCCACTCGTTGTGGCAGCTTTGGAAAATATTAagtttcttattaaaaaaaaaaattaaaaaaaatcagcagtaattaaaaggattttttttacaaatctgatttaaataaaaaataaatgtgtcccCAGATTATCGCTAAATCGCAAGTTTGTTTTAGAATTTACTTGgtccaaaagtaaaaaaaatgtcaatttaaaaGTTCACTCCCTAAAAAAGACGAAACTAAACGAACTAAACTGCTTAGATGAAGgatgaaaaatgattaaaattattattttattttttttacctgaagtCCCTCGCCAGgatataaatgtgaaaaacacgtgtgttttttttttggttt harbors:
- the LOC114798471 gene encoding trafficking protein particle complex subunit 6b isoform X1; this encodes MADEALFQFLHNEVIQYVYKSAENGEMENGRCVSKLEHLGFRVGQGLIERFTKDTSRFKDELDVMKFICKDYWTSVFKKQIDNLRTNHQGIYVLQDNKFRLLTQLSSGKQYLEHAPKYLAFACGLVRGGLSNLGVRSIVTAEVSVMPACKFQVMIQKA
- the LOC114798471 gene encoding trafficking protein particle complex subunit 6b isoform X2 yields the protein MADEALFQFLHNEVIQYVYKSAENGEMENGRCVSKLEHLGFRVGQGLIERFTKDTSRFKDELDVMKFICKDYWTSVFKKQIDNLRTNHQGIYVLQDNKFRLLTQLSSGKQYLEHAPKYSCPVVFGVRLWPGARGTLQPGCEEHRHR